The following proteins come from a genomic window of Rutidosis leptorrhynchoides isolate AG116_Rl617_1_P2 chromosome 10, CSIRO_AGI_Rlap_v1, whole genome shotgun sequence:
- the LOC139870174 gene encoding uncharacterized protein, with the protein MGNSLRCCLACVLPCGALDIIRIVHLNGYVEEITRCVTVGEVLKNYPNHVLSKPCSQGVVRKILILSNSSELKRGSIYFLIPSSSVPENKRLAKQKVAKKVKKVCDESLGENVLPINLSDVVVVSERKKPGHRRARRTVQAGEWRPHLESIFEE; encoded by the coding sequence ATGGGAAATAGTTTACGATGTTGTTTGGCTTGTGTACTTCCTTGTGGTGCACTTGATATAATTAGAATCGTACATTTAAATGGTTATGTTGAAGAAATCACACGTTGTGTGACCGTTGGTGAAGTTCTAAAAAACTACCCAAATCATGTATTAAGTAAACCATGTTCACAAGGTGTAGTGAGAAAAATCTTGATTTTATCAAATAGTTCCGAGCTTAAAAGAGGGAGCATTTATTTTTTGATACCATCTTCTTCTGTCCCAGAAAATAAAAGGCTTGCAAAACAAAAGGTTGCGAAAAAGGTTAAAAAAGTTTGTGACGAGTCATTGGGCGAAAATGTTCTTCCTATAAATTTgtctgatgttgttgttgtatcggAACGAAAGAAGCCAGGACATCGGAGAGCTCGCCGGACGGTTCAAGCCGGAGAATGGAGGCCTCATCTTGAGAGCATATTTGAGGAATGA